One genomic segment of Gopherus flavomarginatus isolate rGopFla2 chromosome 11, rGopFla2.mat.asm, whole genome shotgun sequence includes these proteins:
- the LOC127031535 gene encoding ubiquitin carboxyl-terminal hydrolase CYLD-like isoform X3 — protein MRPCRFFILVQDFSGGGEGQVPRGSLLRQAGEPPSPDCPFWAKLLDTEAMVQVPARAAQELSKEQAGMLQAVTNGDERLELFRQEGLLGRRGALCPGDRVRVQITSASGEKVRGVLRYRGPMGDGKEQVGVIFGVELVGSAAGKGFTDGSFRGQKFFSCRENCGVFVPVSRIEPEEGSECSPLMAPRGSRRACTRLQLAAGDPLKSPPLELGDRVFFRMGDSAPTGTVVFCDYLPKKEMTGVFVGIFLDQPVGSWDGKFKDQSLCHLPSPEYGILLPIAKVHKEKADEGPKALSDDSSRGLLNDLPSPSSIRYPPRPEWEFPHGSPSSLLTGSTKERGEGEEEEGEEEELASPPLEINSVVEVHDPPIYGVIRWTGKLPDVRETIAGLELEEALPSGCTDGIYRGMRYFQCPPGKALFIKLRHCRPDARFGVPQPPENPVLRCNSLAFRVYASERVLEDTPPGLGEEVGQRLIGWKKGIQGHCNSCYLDATLFCMFAFSSVLDSLLLRPADKNDGASYEEIRDLLRTEIVNPLRKHGYVCATKVMSLRRVLEAAGRSPGFTSEEKDPEEFLTLLFRVLKVEPLFQIRSADKDPQGCIFYQIFMEGSAGGAGRGVPTVQQLLERSLAAGDLKFTEAPSCLILQMPRNGKDYKAFATILPSLELDLTDLLEDSSPSPRPALPPPPHPAPTPRAGAPAAPIRPPAPPDYAALRRPLHSDQPLRGLRPPRPTPRPMALL, from the exons ATGCGGCCATGTCGGTTCTTCATCTTGgtgcaggatttctctgggggaggtgaggggcagGTGCCCCGGGGCAGCCTCCTGAGACAGGCAGGCGAGCCCCCCTCCCCGGACTGCCCCTTCTGGGCCAAGCTGCTGGACACGGAGGCCATGGTGCAGGTGCCGGCCCGGGCTGCGCAGGAGCTGAGCAAAGAGCAAGCTGGGATGCTGCAGGCCGTGACCAATGGAGATGAGCGACTGGAGCTCTTCAgacaggaggggctgctgggcaggcggggggccctgtgcccaggggacCGGGTCCGGGTCCAGATCACCTCGGCCTCTGGGGAGAAGGTCCGGGGTGTCCTGCGCTACCGAGGACCCATGGGAGACGGCAAGGAGCAGGTTGGAGTCATCTTCGGGGTGGAACTggtg GGATCAGCGGCTGGGAAGGGTTTCACCGACGGCTCCTTCAGAGGCCAGAAGTTCTTCTCATGCCGGGAGAACTGCGGGGTTTTTGTGCCTGTGAGCCGGATTGAGCCAGAGGAGGGGTCTGAGTGCAGCCCCCTGATGGCTCCCCGGGGCAGCCGCCGGGCATGCACCAGGCTCCAGCTGGCCGCAGGGGACCCCCTCAAATCTCCACCCCTTGAGCTCGGTGATCGGGTCTTCTTCAGGATGGGTGACAGTGCCCCCACAGGCACTGTGGTTTTCTGCGACTATCTGCCGAAGAAGGAGATGACAGGGGTCTTTGTGGGGATCTTCCTG GATCAGCCCGTTGGCTCATGGGATGGCAAATTCAAAGACCAATCGCTTTGCCACCTCCCCTCTCCAGAGTATGGGATCCTCCTGCCAATCGCCAAAGTACATAAAG AAAAGGCTGATGAAGGCCCCAAGGCCTTGAGTGATGACTCCTCCCGAGGGCTCCTCAATGACCTCCCGTCCCCCTCCTCCATTCGATACCCCCCCAGACCGGAATGGGAGTTCCCTCatggctccccctcctccctgttgACGGGGAGCACCAAGgagcggggggaaggggaggaggaggaaggagaggaggaggagctggcttCGCCCCCGCTGGAAATCAACTCTGTGGTGGAGGTGCACGACCCCCCAATCTACGGGGTGATCCGCTGGACTGGGAAGCTGCCAGATGTGAGGGAGACCattgcagggctggagctg GAGGAGGCGCTGCCCTCGGGCTGCACGGATGGGATCTACCGAGGGATGCGATACTTTCAGTGCCCACCTGGCAAGGCTCTCTTCATCAAGCTACGCCACTGTCGGCCCGATGCCCGCTTCggggtgccccagccccctgagaaCCCCGTGCTGCGCTGCAACTCACTGG ctttCAGGGTCTATGCCAGCGAGCGGGTGCTAGAGGACACCCCCCCGGGGCTGGGTGAAGAGGTGGGTCAGCGCCTGATAGGCTGGAAGAAGGGGATACAGGGCCATTGCAACTCCTGCTACCTCGATGCCACCCTCTTCTG catgTTTGCCTTCAGCTCTGTGCTGGACTCGCTGCTGCTGCGCCCCGCGGACAAGAACGACGGGGCATCTTACGAGGAGATCCGGGACCTGCTGAGAACCGAGATCGTTAACCCCCTTCGCAA ACATGGCTACGTCTGCGCCACCAAGGTGATGTCCTTGCGGCGGGTGCTGGAGGCGGCTGGACGCTCCCCGGGCTTCACCAGCGAGGAGAAag accCCGAGGAGTTCCTCACCCTGCTGTTCCGGGTGCTGAAGGTGGAGCCCCTCTTTCAGATCCG gTCGGCGGACAAGGACCCCCAGGGCTGCATCTTCTACCAGATCTTCatggaggggagtgcagggggtgctgggcgggGGGTCCCCAcagtgcagcagctgctggaaCGGTCACTGGCTGCTGGTGACCTCAAGTTCACTGAG GCTCCCTCCTGCCTCATCCTGCAGATGCCCCGCAATGGCAAAGACTACAAGGCCTTTGCCACCATCCTGCCTAGCCTGGAGCTGGACCTTACTGACCTGCTGGAGGACA gTTCACCGTCACCGCGCCCGGCGCTCCCACCGCCCCCGCACCCTGCGCCTACCCCCCGAGCTGGAGCACCTGCCGCCCCCATCAGGCCCCCCGCCCCGCCAGACTATGCAGCTCTACGCCGCCCTCTGCATTCAGACCAGCCACTACGTGGCCTTCGCCCGCCACGGCCCACGCCGCGGCCAATGGCTCTTCTTTGA
- the LOC127031535 gene encoding ubiquitin carboxyl-terminal hydrolase CYLD-like isoform X4, with protein MRPCRFFILVQDFSGGGEGQVPRGSLLRQAGEPPSPDCPFWAKLLDTEAMVQVPARAAQELSKEQAGMLQAVTNGDERLELFRQEGLLGRRGALCPGDRVRVQITSASGEKVRGVLRYRGPMGDGKEQVGVIFGVELVGSAAGKGFTDGSFRGQKFFSCRENCGVFVPVSRIEPEEGSECSPLMAPRGSRRACTRLQLAAGDPLKSPPLELGDRVFFRMGDSAPTGTVVFCDYLPKKEMTGVFVGIFLDQPVGSWDGKFKDQSLCHLPSPEYGILLPIAKVHKEKADEGPKALSDDSSRGLLNDLPSPSSIRYPPRPEWEFPHGSPSSLLTGSTKERGEGEEEEGEEEELASPPLEINSVVEVHDPPIYGVIRWTGKLPDVRETIAGLELEEALPSGCTDGIYRGMRYFQCPPGKALFIKLRHCRPDARFGVPQPPENPVLRCNSLAFRVYASERVLEDTPPGLGEEVGQRLIGWKKGIQGHCNSCYLDATLFCMFAFSSVLDSLLLRPADKNDGASYEEIRDLLRTEIVNPLRKHGYVCATKVMSLRRVLEAAGRSPGFTSEEKDPEEFLTLLFRVLKVEPLFQIRSADKDPQGCIFYQIFMEGSAGGAGRGVPTVQQLLERSLAAGDLKFTEAPSCLILQMPRNGKDYKAFATILPSLELDLTDLLEDTPRECCICQALALSECPQCFGDPSIGAGSTRQYCALCCQQVARMASISRRSHLARRWLTTWR; from the exons ATGCGGCCATGTCGGTTCTTCATCTTGgtgcaggatttctctgggggaggtgaggggcagGTGCCCCGGGGCAGCCTCCTGAGACAGGCAGGCGAGCCCCCCTCCCCGGACTGCCCCTTCTGGGCCAAGCTGCTGGACACGGAGGCCATGGTGCAGGTGCCGGCCCGGGCTGCGCAGGAGCTGAGCAAAGAGCAAGCTGGGATGCTGCAGGCCGTGACCAATGGAGATGAGCGACTGGAGCTCTTCAgacaggaggggctgctgggcaggcggggggccctgtgcccaggggacCGGGTCCGGGTCCAGATCACCTCGGCCTCTGGGGAGAAGGTCCGGGGTGTCCTGCGCTACCGAGGACCCATGGGAGACGGCAAGGAGCAGGTTGGAGTCATCTTCGGGGTGGAACTggtg GGATCAGCGGCTGGGAAGGGTTTCACCGACGGCTCCTTCAGAGGCCAGAAGTTCTTCTCATGCCGGGAGAACTGCGGGGTTTTTGTGCCTGTGAGCCGGATTGAGCCAGAGGAGGGGTCTGAGTGCAGCCCCCTGATGGCTCCCCGGGGCAGCCGCCGGGCATGCACCAGGCTCCAGCTGGCCGCAGGGGACCCCCTCAAATCTCCACCCCTTGAGCTCGGTGATCGGGTCTTCTTCAGGATGGGTGACAGTGCCCCCACAGGCACTGTGGTTTTCTGCGACTATCTGCCGAAGAAGGAGATGACAGGGGTCTTTGTGGGGATCTTCCTG GATCAGCCCGTTGGCTCATGGGATGGCAAATTCAAAGACCAATCGCTTTGCCACCTCCCCTCTCCAGAGTATGGGATCCTCCTGCCAATCGCCAAAGTACATAAAG AAAAGGCTGATGAAGGCCCCAAGGCCTTGAGTGATGACTCCTCCCGAGGGCTCCTCAATGACCTCCCGTCCCCCTCCTCCATTCGATACCCCCCCAGACCGGAATGGGAGTTCCCTCatggctccccctcctccctgttgACGGGGAGCACCAAGgagcggggggaaggggaggaggaggaaggagaggaggaggagctggcttCGCCCCCGCTGGAAATCAACTCTGTGGTGGAGGTGCACGACCCCCCAATCTACGGGGTGATCCGCTGGACTGGGAAGCTGCCAGATGTGAGGGAGACCattgcagggctggagctg GAGGAGGCGCTGCCCTCGGGCTGCACGGATGGGATCTACCGAGGGATGCGATACTTTCAGTGCCCACCTGGCAAGGCTCTCTTCATCAAGCTACGCCACTGTCGGCCCGATGCCCGCTTCggggtgccccagccccctgagaaCCCCGTGCTGCGCTGCAACTCACTGG ctttCAGGGTCTATGCCAGCGAGCGGGTGCTAGAGGACACCCCCCCGGGGCTGGGTGAAGAGGTGGGTCAGCGCCTGATAGGCTGGAAGAAGGGGATACAGGGCCATTGCAACTCCTGCTACCTCGATGCCACCCTCTTCTG catgTTTGCCTTCAGCTCTGTGCTGGACTCGCTGCTGCTGCGCCCCGCGGACAAGAACGACGGGGCATCTTACGAGGAGATCCGGGACCTGCTGAGAACCGAGATCGTTAACCCCCTTCGCAA ACATGGCTACGTCTGCGCCACCAAGGTGATGTCCTTGCGGCGGGTGCTGGAGGCGGCTGGACGCTCCCCGGGCTTCACCAGCGAGGAGAAag accCCGAGGAGTTCCTCACCCTGCTGTTCCGGGTGCTGAAGGTGGAGCCCCTCTTTCAGATCCG gTCGGCGGACAAGGACCCCCAGGGCTGCATCTTCTACCAGATCTTCatggaggggagtgcagggggtgctgggcgggGGGTCCCCAcagtgcagcagctgctggaaCGGTCACTGGCTGCTGGTGACCTCAAGTTCACTGAG GCTCCCTCCTGCCTCATCCTGCAGATGCCCCGCAATGGCAAAGACTACAAGGCCTTTGCCACCATCCTGCCTAGCCTGGAGCTGGACCTTACTGACCTGCTGGAGGACA CCCCCCGGGAgtgctgcatctgccaggctctGGCGCTGAGCGAATGCCCCCAGTGCTTCGGGGACCCCAGCATCGGGGCAGGGAGCACCCGTCAGTACTGCGCTCTCTGCTGCCAGCAG gtgGCCAGAATGGCTTCAATATCCCGCAGGTCACACCTTGCCCGGAGGTGGCTGACTACCTGGAGATGA
- the LOC127031535 gene encoding ubiquitin carboxyl-terminal hydrolase CYLD-like isoform X2 gives MRPCRFFILVQDFSGGGEGQVPRGSLLRQAGEPPSPDCPFWAKLLDTEAMVQVPARAAQELSKEQAGMLQAVTNGDERLELFRQEGLLGRRGALCPGDRVRVQITSASGEKVRGVLRYRGPMGDGKEQGSAAGKGFTDGSFRGQKFFSCRENCGVFVPVSRIEPEEGSECSPLMAPRGSRRACTRLQLAAGDPLKSPPLELGDRVFFRMGDSAPTGTVVFCDYLPKKEMTGVFVGIFLDQPVGSWDGKFKDQSLCHLPSPEYGILLPIAKVHKEKADEGPKALSDDSSRGLLNDLPSPSSIRYPPRPEWEFPHGSPSSLLTGSTKERGEGEEEEGEEEELASPPLEINSVVEVHDPPIYGVIRWTGKLPDVRETIAGLELEEALPSGCTDGIYRGMRYFQCPPGKALFIKLRHCRPDARFGVPQPPENPVLRCNSLAFRVYASERVLEDTPPGLGEEVGQRLIGWKKGIQGHCNSCYLDATLFCMFAFSSVLDSLLLRPADKNDGASYEEIRDLLRTEIVNPLRKHGYVCATKVMSLRRVLEAAGRSPGFTSEEKDPEEFLTLLFRVLKVEPLFQIRSADKDPQGCIFYQIFMEGSAGGAGRGVPTVQQLLERSLAAGDLKFTEAPSCLILQMPRNGKDYKAFATILPSLELDLTDLLEDTPRECCICQALALSECPQCFGDPSIGAGSTRQYCALCCQQVHRHRARRSHRPRTLRLPPELEHLPPPSGPPPRQTMQLYAALCIQTSHYVAFARHGPRRGQWLFFDSMADRQGGQNGFNIPQVTPCPEVADYLEMSPEELQPKHLPMPWAGKSLHVVTRNTCLDQLVHCQEPWRDGDCQCRRVLEASMAPCGFLGLAH, from the exons ATGCGGCCATGTCGGTTCTTCATCTTGgtgcaggatttctctgggggaggtgaggggcagGTGCCCCGGGGCAGCCTCCTGAGACAGGCAGGCGAGCCCCCCTCCCCGGACTGCCCCTTCTGGGCCAAGCTGCTGGACACGGAGGCCATGGTGCAGGTGCCGGCCCGGGCTGCGCAGGAGCTGAGCAAAGAGCAAGCTGGGATGCTGCAGGCCGTGACCAATGGAGATGAGCGACTGGAGCTCTTCAgacaggaggggctgctgggcaggcggggggccctgtgcccaggggacCGGGTCCGGGTCCAGATCACCTCGGCCTCTGGGGAGAAGGTCCGGGGTGTCCTGCGCTACCGAGGACCCATGGGAGACGGCAAGGAGCAG GGATCAGCGGCTGGGAAGGGTTTCACCGACGGCTCCTTCAGAGGCCAGAAGTTCTTCTCATGCCGGGAGAACTGCGGGGTTTTTGTGCCTGTGAGCCGGATTGAGCCAGAGGAGGGGTCTGAGTGCAGCCCCCTGATGGCTCCCCGGGGCAGCCGCCGGGCATGCACCAGGCTCCAGCTGGCCGCAGGGGACCCCCTCAAATCTCCACCCCTTGAGCTCGGTGATCGGGTCTTCTTCAGGATGGGTGACAGTGCCCCCACAGGCACTGTGGTTTTCTGCGACTATCTGCCGAAGAAGGAGATGACAGGGGTCTTTGTGGGGATCTTCCTG GATCAGCCCGTTGGCTCATGGGATGGCAAATTCAAAGACCAATCGCTTTGCCACCTCCCCTCTCCAGAGTATGGGATCCTCCTGCCAATCGCCAAAGTACATAAAG AAAAGGCTGATGAAGGCCCCAAGGCCTTGAGTGATGACTCCTCCCGAGGGCTCCTCAATGACCTCCCGTCCCCCTCCTCCATTCGATACCCCCCCAGACCGGAATGGGAGTTCCCTCatggctccccctcctccctgttgACGGGGAGCACCAAGgagcggggggaaggggaggaggaggaaggagaggaggaggagctggcttCGCCCCCGCTGGAAATCAACTCTGTGGTGGAGGTGCACGACCCCCCAATCTACGGGGTGATCCGCTGGACTGGGAAGCTGCCAGATGTGAGGGAGACCattgcagggctggagctg GAGGAGGCGCTGCCCTCGGGCTGCACGGATGGGATCTACCGAGGGATGCGATACTTTCAGTGCCCACCTGGCAAGGCTCTCTTCATCAAGCTACGCCACTGTCGGCCCGATGCCCGCTTCggggtgccccagccccctgagaaCCCCGTGCTGCGCTGCAACTCACTGG ctttCAGGGTCTATGCCAGCGAGCGGGTGCTAGAGGACACCCCCCCGGGGCTGGGTGAAGAGGTGGGTCAGCGCCTGATAGGCTGGAAGAAGGGGATACAGGGCCATTGCAACTCCTGCTACCTCGATGCCACCCTCTTCTG catgTTTGCCTTCAGCTCTGTGCTGGACTCGCTGCTGCTGCGCCCCGCGGACAAGAACGACGGGGCATCTTACGAGGAGATCCGGGACCTGCTGAGAACCGAGATCGTTAACCCCCTTCGCAA ACATGGCTACGTCTGCGCCACCAAGGTGATGTCCTTGCGGCGGGTGCTGGAGGCGGCTGGACGCTCCCCGGGCTTCACCAGCGAGGAGAAag accCCGAGGAGTTCCTCACCCTGCTGTTCCGGGTGCTGAAGGTGGAGCCCCTCTTTCAGATCCG gTCGGCGGACAAGGACCCCCAGGGCTGCATCTTCTACCAGATCTTCatggaggggagtgcagggggtgctgggcgggGGGTCCCCAcagtgcagcagctgctggaaCGGTCACTGGCTGCTGGTGACCTCAAGTTCACTGAG GCTCCCTCCTGCCTCATCCTGCAGATGCCCCGCAATGGCAAAGACTACAAGGCCTTTGCCACCATCCTGCCTAGCCTGGAGCTGGACCTTACTGACCTGCTGGAGGACA CCCCCCGGGAgtgctgcatctgccaggctctGGCGCTGAGCGAATGCCCCCAGTGCTTCGGGGACCCCAGCATCGGGGCAGGGAGCACCCGTCAGTACTGCGCTCTCTGCTGCCAGCAG gTTCACCGTCACCGCGCCCGGCGCTCCCACCGCCCCCGCACCCTGCGCCTACCCCCCGAGCTGGAGCACCTGCCGCCCCCATCAGGCCCCCCGCCCCGCCAGACTATGCAGCTCTACGCCGCCCTCTGCATTCAGACCAGCCACTACGTGGCCTTCGCCCGCCACGGCCCACGCCGCGGCCAATGGCTCTTCTTTGACAGCATGGCCGACCGCCAGG gtgGCCAGAATGGCTTCAATATCCCGCAGGTCACACCTTGCCCGGAGGTGGCTGACTACCTGGAGATGAGCCCGGAGGAGCTCCAA CCCAAGCACTTGCCAATGCCATGGGCTGGGAAGAGCCTGCATGTGGTCACCAGAAATACCTGCCTGGATCAGTTGGTCCACTGCCAGGAGCCATGGAGAGATGGGGATTGCCAGTGCCGAAGAGTCTTGGAGGCCTCTATGGCTCCGTGTGGGTTCTTAGGCCTGGCACACTAA
- the LOC127031535 gene encoding ubiquitin carboxyl-terminal hydrolase CYLD-like isoform X1, translating to MRPCRFFILVQDFSGGGEGQVPRGSLLRQAGEPPSPDCPFWAKLLDTEAMVQVPARAAQELSKEQAGMLQAVTNGDERLELFRQEGLLGRRGALCPGDRVRVQITSASGEKVRGVLRYRGPMGDGKEQVGVIFGVELVGSAAGKGFTDGSFRGQKFFSCRENCGVFVPVSRIEPEEGSECSPLMAPRGSRRACTRLQLAAGDPLKSPPLELGDRVFFRMGDSAPTGTVVFCDYLPKKEMTGVFVGIFLDQPVGSWDGKFKDQSLCHLPSPEYGILLPIAKVHKEKADEGPKALSDDSSRGLLNDLPSPSSIRYPPRPEWEFPHGSPSSLLTGSTKERGEGEEEEGEEEELASPPLEINSVVEVHDPPIYGVIRWTGKLPDVRETIAGLELEEALPSGCTDGIYRGMRYFQCPPGKALFIKLRHCRPDARFGVPQPPENPVLRCNSLAFRVYASERVLEDTPPGLGEEVGQRLIGWKKGIQGHCNSCYLDATLFCMFAFSSVLDSLLLRPADKNDGASYEEIRDLLRTEIVNPLRKHGYVCATKVMSLRRVLEAAGRSPGFTSEEKDPEEFLTLLFRVLKVEPLFQIRSADKDPQGCIFYQIFMEGSAGGAGRGVPTVQQLLERSLAAGDLKFTEAPSCLILQMPRNGKDYKAFATILPSLELDLTDLLEDTPRECCICQALALSECPQCFGDPSIGAGSTRQYCALCCQQVHRHRARRSHRPRTLRLPPELEHLPPPSGPPPRQTMQLYAALCIQTSHYVAFARHGPRRGQWLFFDSMADRQGGQNGFNIPQVTPCPEVADYLEMSPEELQPKHLPMPWAGKSLHVVTRNTCLDQLVHCQEPWRDGDCQCRRVLEASMAPCGFLGLAH from the exons ATGCGGCCATGTCGGTTCTTCATCTTGgtgcaggatttctctgggggaggtgaggggcagGTGCCCCGGGGCAGCCTCCTGAGACAGGCAGGCGAGCCCCCCTCCCCGGACTGCCCCTTCTGGGCCAAGCTGCTGGACACGGAGGCCATGGTGCAGGTGCCGGCCCGGGCTGCGCAGGAGCTGAGCAAAGAGCAAGCTGGGATGCTGCAGGCCGTGACCAATGGAGATGAGCGACTGGAGCTCTTCAgacaggaggggctgctgggcaggcggggggccctgtgcccaggggacCGGGTCCGGGTCCAGATCACCTCGGCCTCTGGGGAGAAGGTCCGGGGTGTCCTGCGCTACCGAGGACCCATGGGAGACGGCAAGGAGCAGGTTGGAGTCATCTTCGGGGTGGAACTggtg GGATCAGCGGCTGGGAAGGGTTTCACCGACGGCTCCTTCAGAGGCCAGAAGTTCTTCTCATGCCGGGAGAACTGCGGGGTTTTTGTGCCTGTGAGCCGGATTGAGCCAGAGGAGGGGTCTGAGTGCAGCCCCCTGATGGCTCCCCGGGGCAGCCGCCGGGCATGCACCAGGCTCCAGCTGGCCGCAGGGGACCCCCTCAAATCTCCACCCCTTGAGCTCGGTGATCGGGTCTTCTTCAGGATGGGTGACAGTGCCCCCACAGGCACTGTGGTTTTCTGCGACTATCTGCCGAAGAAGGAGATGACAGGGGTCTTTGTGGGGATCTTCCTG GATCAGCCCGTTGGCTCATGGGATGGCAAATTCAAAGACCAATCGCTTTGCCACCTCCCCTCTCCAGAGTATGGGATCCTCCTGCCAATCGCCAAAGTACATAAAG AAAAGGCTGATGAAGGCCCCAAGGCCTTGAGTGATGACTCCTCCCGAGGGCTCCTCAATGACCTCCCGTCCCCCTCCTCCATTCGATACCCCCCCAGACCGGAATGGGAGTTCCCTCatggctccccctcctccctgttgACGGGGAGCACCAAGgagcggggggaaggggaggaggaggaaggagaggaggaggagctggcttCGCCCCCGCTGGAAATCAACTCTGTGGTGGAGGTGCACGACCCCCCAATCTACGGGGTGATCCGCTGGACTGGGAAGCTGCCAGATGTGAGGGAGACCattgcagggctggagctg GAGGAGGCGCTGCCCTCGGGCTGCACGGATGGGATCTACCGAGGGATGCGATACTTTCAGTGCCCACCTGGCAAGGCTCTCTTCATCAAGCTACGCCACTGTCGGCCCGATGCCCGCTTCggggtgccccagccccctgagaaCCCCGTGCTGCGCTGCAACTCACTGG ctttCAGGGTCTATGCCAGCGAGCGGGTGCTAGAGGACACCCCCCCGGGGCTGGGTGAAGAGGTGGGTCAGCGCCTGATAGGCTGGAAGAAGGGGATACAGGGCCATTGCAACTCCTGCTACCTCGATGCCACCCTCTTCTG catgTTTGCCTTCAGCTCTGTGCTGGACTCGCTGCTGCTGCGCCCCGCGGACAAGAACGACGGGGCATCTTACGAGGAGATCCGGGACCTGCTGAGAACCGAGATCGTTAACCCCCTTCGCAA ACATGGCTACGTCTGCGCCACCAAGGTGATGTCCTTGCGGCGGGTGCTGGAGGCGGCTGGACGCTCCCCGGGCTTCACCAGCGAGGAGAAag accCCGAGGAGTTCCTCACCCTGCTGTTCCGGGTGCTGAAGGTGGAGCCCCTCTTTCAGATCCG gTCGGCGGACAAGGACCCCCAGGGCTGCATCTTCTACCAGATCTTCatggaggggagtgcagggggtgctgggcgggGGGTCCCCAcagtgcagcagctgctggaaCGGTCACTGGCTGCTGGTGACCTCAAGTTCACTGAG GCTCCCTCCTGCCTCATCCTGCAGATGCCCCGCAATGGCAAAGACTACAAGGCCTTTGCCACCATCCTGCCTAGCCTGGAGCTGGACCTTACTGACCTGCTGGAGGACA CCCCCCGGGAgtgctgcatctgccaggctctGGCGCTGAGCGAATGCCCCCAGTGCTTCGGGGACCCCAGCATCGGGGCAGGGAGCACCCGTCAGTACTGCGCTCTCTGCTGCCAGCAG gTTCACCGTCACCGCGCCCGGCGCTCCCACCGCCCCCGCACCCTGCGCCTACCCCCCGAGCTGGAGCACCTGCCGCCCCCATCAGGCCCCCCGCCCCGCCAGACTATGCAGCTCTACGCCGCCCTCTGCATTCAGACCAGCCACTACGTGGCCTTCGCCCGCCACGGCCCACGCCGCGGCCAATGGCTCTTCTTTGACAGCATGGCCGACCGCCAGG gtgGCCAGAATGGCTTCAATATCCCGCAGGTCACACCTTGCCCGGAGGTGGCTGACTACCTGGAGATGAGCCCGGAGGAGCTCCAA CCCAAGCACTTGCCAATGCCATGGGCTGGGAAGAGCCTGCATGTGGTCACCAGAAATACCTGCCTGGATCAGTTGGTCCACTGCCAGGAGCCATGGAGAGATGGGGATTGCCAGTGCCGAAGAGTCTTGGAGGCCTCTATGGCTCCGTGTGGGTTCTTAGGCCTGGCACACTAA